A genomic segment from Peribacillus sp. ACCC06369 encodes:
- the dapG gene encoding aspartate kinase yields the protein MKIIVQKYGGTSVRDEESRSFAKGHIENAIKEGYKVVVVVSAMGRKGDPYATDTLLSLVNGAKASLSKREQDLLMSVGETISSVVFTNMLLEHGIDAVAYTGAQAGFMTNTDYSSAKIIEMKCDRLMKELEVKDVVVVAGFQGAAKNGDITTIGRGGSDTSAAALGAALQAERVDIFTDVEGIMTADPRIADKARPLSIVSYTEVCNMAYQGAKVIHPRAVEIAMQAKVPIRIRSTYSEGLGTLVTSVNKGSQGSDIRERLVTGIAHVPKITQIKVRAKKDQYNLQAEVFKAMANASISVDFINIYPSGVVYTVSEEMTELALSILAELGHEPVIERNCAKVSVVGAGINGVPGVAAKIVTALSEKEIAILQSADSHTTIWVLVKEEDLIEAVNSLHYAFQLHESEVL from the coding sequence ATGAAAATCATCGTCCAGAAATACGGTGGGACATCCGTTCGAGATGAGGAAAGCCGTTCGTTTGCCAAAGGGCATATTGAAAATGCGATTAAAGAAGGCTATAAAGTGGTGGTTGTGGTTTCAGCAATGGGAAGAAAAGGCGATCCTTATGCAACTGATACCTTACTTTCACTAGTAAATGGAGCAAAAGCCAGCCTTTCAAAACGAGAACAGGATTTACTTATGTCAGTAGGAGAAACGATATCTTCTGTTGTATTTACGAACATGCTGTTAGAACACGGTATTGATGCCGTCGCTTATACTGGGGCTCAAGCTGGATTCATGACGAATACCGACTATTCAAGTGCGAAAATAATCGAAATGAAGTGTGACCGTCTCATGAAAGAACTGGAAGTGAAGGATGTTGTCGTTGTAGCAGGATTCCAGGGAGCGGCTAAAAATGGGGACATCACGACCATCGGCCGTGGTGGAAGTGATACTTCAGCTGCTGCATTAGGTGCAGCATTGCAAGCTGAACGGGTCGATATTTTTACGGATGTTGAAGGAATCATGACGGCAGATCCACGTATTGCCGATAAAGCCCGTCCATTATCAATTGTTTCATATACGGAAGTTTGCAACATGGCCTATCAAGGCGCGAAAGTCATTCACCCAAGAGCTGTTGAAATTGCCATGCAGGCCAAAGTGCCGATTCGGATAAGATCAACATACAGCGAAGGTTTGGGAACACTTGTTACTAGTGTGAACAAGGGAAGCCAGGGTAGTGACATACGTGAAAGGCTCGTAACCGGGATTGCCCATGTGCCAAAAATCACTCAAATCAAGGTGCGTGCGAAAAAAGATCAATATAATCTACAGGCAGAAGTTTTCAAAGCGATGGCCAATGCCTCCATTTCAGTGGACTTTATAAATATTTATCCAAGTGGCGTAGTTTATACAGTTTCGGAAGAGATGACAGAGCTTGCCCTCTCGATTTTGGCCGAGCTTGGTCATGAACCGGTCATTGAACGAAATTGTGCCAAGGTGTCCGTAGTCGGTGCAGGCATCAACGGTGTGCCGGGCGTTGCGGCTAAGATTGTTACAGCGCTTTCCGAGAAGGAAATTGCCATTCTCCAGTCAGCGGACAGCCATACGACTATTTGGGTGCTCGTAAAAGAAGAAGATTTAATAGAAGCTGTTAATTCCCTGCACTATGCATTTCAACTGCATGAAAGTGAAGTCCTATAA
- the dapA gene encoding 4-hydroxy-tetrahydrodipicolinate synthase — MMIFGRVSTAMVTPFDSKGNVDFQKTTSLVNYLLTNGTDSLVLSGTTGESPTLSSEEKIALLRHVSKVVEKRVPIIMGTGSNNTYASIELTKKAEQNGADAIMLVAPYYSKTNQEGLYQHFKAIAASTTLPVMVYNIPGRASVNIEPETIIRLSKIPNIVAVKEASGDLNAMTQIIAGTDEDFALYSGDDALTLPVLAIGGVGVVSVASHIAGNELQKIVEAFISGNLKEAARLHQELLPLIKGLFAAPSPAPVKTALQLYGIDVGSVRLPIVPLTEQERLALTKVLKK, encoded by the coding sequence ATGATGATATTTGGTAGAGTATCAACCGCAATGGTCACCCCTTTCGATAGCAAGGGAAATGTTGATTTTCAAAAAACGACTTCATTGGTTAATTACTTATTAACGAATGGAACGGATTCGCTTGTGCTTTCGGGAACGACAGGGGAATCTCCAACTTTATCTTCCGAGGAGAAGATTGCGCTATTGCGTCATGTTTCCAAGGTTGTTGAAAAGCGGGTGCCCATCATCATGGGTACAGGAAGCAACAATACGTATGCATCCATCGAGTTGACAAAAAAAGCAGAACAAAATGGCGCCGATGCAATCATGCTGGTGGCCCCGTATTATAGTAAAACGAATCAGGAAGGTCTGTACCAGCATTTTAAAGCTATTGCAGCTAGTACGACTCTCCCTGTAATGGTATATAATATCCCTGGGCGTGCTTCGGTTAACATTGAACCGGAAACAATCATCCGACTTTCAAAAATTCCCAATATCGTAGCCGTGAAGGAAGCGAGCGGGGATTTAAACGCCATGACCCAAATCATAGCCGGAACGGATGAGGATTTTGCATTATACAGTGGGGACGACGCTTTAACACTGCCTGTACTAGCGATTGGTGGTGTGGGTGTAGTTTCGGTTGCTTCACATATTGCTGGTAATGAGTTACAGAAAATAGTGGAGGCTTTTATCAGCGGGAACTTGAAAGAGGCGGCTCGGCTGCATCAGGAACTGTTACCGCTTATTAAAGGTTTGTTTGCAGCGCCAAGCCCGGCACCTGTCAAAACAGCGCTTCAGTTATATGGAATTGACGTTGGATCGGTCAGACTTCCAATCGTGCCATTGACGGAGCAGGAACGCTTGGCTTTAACTAAGGTATTAAAAAAATAA
- a CDS encoding ribonuclease J — MGKDKSSGIKVISLGGQGELGKNMYVVEVNEDIYLLDAGLMLPEEEMLGIDAVIPDISYLMDNKERVQGIFITHGHEDHMGALAYVLKYLPVPVYGTKLTLALIKTKLKEDGFNGRAIFTEIDSDSLLSFPQAAVSFFRTNHSIPDSVGVVIHTREGAIVYTGDFKFDQAATDLYKPEIGKMASIGEEGVLCLLSDSTGAERPGYTPSEAVVARDITEVFHAASGRIIVACFASNINRIQHVFNAAAASRRKVAVVGKSLQRVYETALNLGYLKVEEELIIPINEISQYNDREIVVLSTGHQGEPIAALQKMAKQTHKQVTIKKGDTVLISASPLQGGELILSKTVDLLYRVGAEVVSANKYKVHVTGHGSQEELKMMINLMNPKFFIPVHGEYRHLYAHQKVGIAAGIKRENIIIAEKGDVIELKGDKMGLSGKVSAGNILIDGSGVGDVGNIVLRDRRLLSQDGILIVVVTLNRQDKSIAAGPEIISRGFVYVRESEKMIGEATEIVSEIVKKNGSRQPFDWSTLKQEMRDALNQFFYEKTKRRPMILPIIMEY, encoded by the coding sequence TTGGGTAAAGATAAAAGTAGTGGGATAAAAGTCATTTCTCTTGGAGGACAAGGGGAACTTGGTAAAAATATGTACGTCGTTGAGGTGAACGAGGACATCTATCTTCTTGATGCAGGGTTAATGCTGCCAGAAGAAGAAATGCTGGGAATCGATGCAGTTATTCCTGATATTTCTTATTTGATGGATAATAAGGAACGGGTGCAGGGGATATTCATTACCCATGGTCATGAAGACCATATGGGAGCGCTTGCTTATGTTTTGAAATATTTACCGGTTCCAGTTTATGGAACAAAGCTTACACTTGCTTTAATCAAAACGAAATTAAAGGAAGATGGCTTTAACGGCAGGGCAATATTTACTGAGATCGATTCAGATTCCCTTTTAAGTTTTCCTCAAGCGGCCGTGTCTTTTTTCCGGACTAACCATAGTATCCCCGATTCTGTCGGAGTCGTGATCCATACGCGTGAAGGTGCAATCGTATATACAGGGGATTTCAAATTCGATCAAGCGGCAACCGATCTGTATAAACCGGAAATCGGTAAAATGGCTAGTATCGGTGAAGAAGGTGTCCTATGCTTGCTTTCGGATAGTACTGGTGCCGAGAGGCCAGGTTATACCCCATCAGAAGCAGTTGTGGCCAGAGATATTACAGAGGTTTTCCATGCTGCCTCCGGAAGGATCATCGTTGCGTGCTTCGCTTCGAACATCAACCGGATTCAACATGTCTTCAATGCAGCGGCAGCTAGTCGCAGGAAAGTGGCAGTTGTAGGAAAAAGCCTGCAACGCGTATATGAAACAGCCTTGAATTTAGGCTATTTAAAGGTCGAAGAAGAGCTGATTATCCCAATAAACGAAATTAGCCAGTATAACGACCGAGAAATCGTCGTGTTATCGACAGGTCATCAAGGGGAGCCCATTGCGGCACTTCAAAAAATGGCAAAACAGACTCATAAGCAGGTAACGATCAAAAAGGGAGACACAGTTTTGATCAGTGCATCACCCCTTCAGGGCGGCGAACTTATCTTATCCAAAACCGTCGATTTGCTATACAGGGTAGGCGCTGAGGTGGTATCTGCGAATAAATATAAAGTGCACGTAACAGGTCATGGTAGCCAGGAAGAACTGAAAATGATGATCAATTTGATGAATCCTAAATTTTTCATTCCTGTGCATGGGGAATACCGCCATTTATATGCCCATCAAAAAGTTGGGATTGCAGCGGGGATTAAACGTGAGAACATCATAATTGCCGAAAAAGGCGATGTCATTGAATTAAAGGGCGATAAAATGGGTCTATCCGGCAAAGTTTCAGCAGGAAATATCTTGATTGATGGCAGCGGTGTTGGAGATGTGGGTAATATCGTCCTTCGTGATCGGCGCTTGTTATCCCAGGATGGCATTTTGATTGTAGTCGTCACGTTGAATCGTCAGGATAAAAGTATTGCAGCAGGTCCTGAAATCATTTCAAGGGGATTCGTTTATGTTCGTGAATCAGAAAAAATGATTGGGGAAGCAACCGAAATAGTAAGTGAAATCGTGAAGAAAAATGGATCGCGCCAACCTTTCGATTGGTCTACGTTAAAGCAGGAAATGCGTGATGCATTAAACCAATTCTTCTATGAAAAAACGAAACGCCGGCCAATGATTTTACCGATCATCATGGAATATTAA
- a CDS encoding ATP-dependent Clp protease proteolytic subunit, with amino-acid sequence MNNAPLPNENEGRQEGKNSTLIEKIQQLGATNVPQLSQDSKIHCLTIIGQIEGHMQLPPQNKTTKYEHVIPQIVAIEQNPNIEGLLVILNTVGGDVEAGLAIAEMLASLSKPSVSIVLGGGHSIGVPIAVSCDHSFIAETATMTIHPIRLTGLVIGVPQTFEYLDKMQERVIKFVTRHSNVTEESFKDLMFAKGNLTRDIGTNVIGAEAVEIGMIDDVGGVGQAMRKLNTFMEERRPKIAGTEEGLLQ; translated from the coding sequence GTGAATAATGCACCATTACCAAATGAAAATGAAGGCCGGCAGGAAGGTAAAAATTCAACATTAATCGAAAAGATCCAGCAGCTGGGGGCTACTAATGTCCCGCAACTATCTCAGGACTCAAAAATCCATTGTTTGACGATCATTGGACAAATTGAAGGACATATGCAGCTGCCTCCTCAAAATAAAACGACCAAGTATGAACATGTTATCCCACAAATTGTGGCAATTGAACAAAATCCCAATATTGAGGGGCTGCTTGTCATTTTAAATACAGTAGGAGGAGATGTCGAAGCGGGACTAGCCATCGCAGAGATGCTGGCTTCCCTGTCCAAGCCGTCCGTCTCGATTGTACTTGGGGGAGGCCATTCGATCGGTGTGCCGATTGCGGTTTCGTGTGACCATTCCTTTATAGCGGAAACGGCAACGATGACGATTCATCCCATTCGTTTGACAGGTCTAGTCATTGGAGTGCCTCAAACCTTTGAATACTTGGATAAAATGCAGGAAAGGGTCATTAAATTTGTTACAAGGCACTCCAATGTTACGGAAGAAAGTTTTAAGGATTTAATGTTTGCTAAAGGAAATTTAACCCGTGATATAGGCACGAATGTAATCGGGGCCGAGGCAGTTGAAATCGGTATGATCGATGATGTAGGAGGAGTAGGCCAAGCCATGAGAAAACTAAATACCTTCATGGAAGAAAGAAGGCCCAAAATTGCCGGGACAGAAGAGGGGCTTCTGCAATGA
- a CDS encoding YlzJ-like family protein has protein sequence MTLYTIVPEEIIFPHHHEKTANLIEMIYNGVHVMVEHDGGRTFRIDRIVSTDPEDYMNVHIQPGAVINVFGQMNT, from the coding sequence ATGACACTTTATACGATCGTTCCTGAAGAAATCATTTTCCCCCATCACCATGAGAAAACGGCGAATTTAATAGAAATGATCTATAATGGTGTACATGTAATGGTTGAACATGACGGTGGACGCACGTTTCGCATTGATCGAATTGTGAGCACGGATCCTGAAGATTATATGAATGTACACATTCAGCCGGGGGCAGTCATCAATGTGTTCGGACAAATGAATACCTAG
- a CDS encoding DNA translocase FtsK yields the protein MAKKKRRNKKSTEKLKLTLKYELIGLTLIGLAIIAIAKLGAVGNGTVFLIRFFMGEWYILFLLGAIATGFYLMIKREVPYLLKRQFIGMYFLVASMLLLSHVTLFNMLADGGPFTKPSVISNTWELFWMEVTGKASTKDLGGGMIGAILFAASYFLFDEAGSKIVSFLFIIVGAVLLTGKTLGETLGKFFMGLGGFFKKQWAAFRDDMKTWNEDKKEKKKNPVKKKKREKGLVEETDQPLHQEEETQQMATERIISSFADKAYNDETEIIPVAMEPAAESAEEQDDAVLPMNFTEVENKEYLLPPLSLLLQPKKTDQSGEYQLIHENAAKLERTFHSFGVKARVTQVHLGPAVTKYEVHPDVGVKVSKIVSLSDDLALALAAKDIRIEAPIPGKSAIGIEVPNSEVAMVSLREVLEAKEVDKPDAKLQIGLGRNISGEAVKAELNKMPHLLVAGATGSGKSVCINGIITSILMRAKPHEVKMMMIDPKMVELNVYNGIPHLLAPVVTNPKKAAQALQKVVSEMERRYELFSHSGTRNIEGYNDYINRHNIEEDAKQPLLPYIVVIVDELADLMMVASNDVEDAITRLAQMARAAGIHLIIATQRPSVDVITGVIKANIPSRIAFSVSSMTDSRTILDMGGAEKLLGRGDMLFLPAGASKPVRVQGAFLSDNEVEEVVTYVISQQKAQYNEEMIPDEIADTSNGEVEDSLYGDAVSLIIEMQTASVSMLQRRFRIGYTRAARLIDEMEARGIVGPYEGSKPRNVLVTKDEQDEAHLS from the coding sequence ATGGCAAAGAAGAAACGCAGAAATAAGAAAAGTACAGAGAAGTTAAAATTAACGCTTAAATATGAATTGATTGGCCTTACTTTAATAGGGTTGGCCATCATAGCCATTGCCAAGCTTGGAGCAGTGGGAAATGGGACGGTCTTTTTAATCCGCTTCTTCATGGGGGAATGGTATATCCTCTTTTTGTTGGGAGCGATTGCTACTGGATTCTATTTGATGATAAAGAGGGAGGTTCCTTACCTGTTAAAACGGCAATTCATCGGGATGTACTTCCTTGTCGCGAGCATGCTCTTGCTAAGTCATGTGACGCTGTTTAACATGCTTGCAGATGGAGGCCCGTTTACGAAGCCCAGCGTGATCTCGAATACATGGGAACTATTCTGGATGGAAGTGACCGGCAAGGCAAGCACAAAGGACCTTGGAGGAGGTATGATTGGAGCGATATTATTTGCAGCCTCATACTTTTTATTCGACGAAGCTGGATCGAAAATCGTTTCATTCCTTTTTATCATTGTAGGTGCCGTGCTATTGACCGGGAAAACTTTAGGTGAAACCCTCGGGAAGTTTTTCATGGGTCTTGGCGGCTTTTTCAAAAAGCAATGGGCTGCATTCAGAGATGATATGAAAACGTGGAATGAAGACAAAAAAGAAAAGAAAAAAAATCCCGTGAAAAAGAAGAAGCGAGAAAAAGGTTTGGTGGAAGAAACGGATCAGCCCCTTCATCAAGAAGAGGAAACACAGCAAATGGCGACGGAACGTATCATTTCCAGCTTTGCTGATAAAGCATATAATGACGAAACTGAAATAATTCCCGTTGCAATGGAACCTGCAGCTGAAAGTGCAGAGGAACAGGATGATGCCGTTCTGCCAATGAATTTCACAGAAGTGGAAAATAAAGAATATCTTTTACCGCCCCTTTCACTATTATTGCAGCCCAAGAAAACGGACCAAAGCGGAGAGTACCAATTGATCCATGAAAATGCGGCAAAGCTTGAACGCACTTTTCATAGCTTTGGAGTGAAAGCGAGGGTCACTCAAGTTCATTTAGGGCCAGCCGTAACCAAATATGAAGTGCATCCCGATGTAGGGGTGAAGGTAAGTAAGATTGTCAGCCTATCCGATGACTTGGCCCTTGCACTGGCCGCAAAGGATATTAGGATCGAAGCTCCGATTCCCGGAAAATCGGCTATTGGAATAGAAGTGCCTAACTCCGAAGTGGCGATGGTGTCTTTAAGGGAAGTTTTGGAAGCCAAAGAAGTTGACAAGCCTGACGCAAAACTGCAAATAGGCTTAGGGCGGAATATTTCTGGTGAAGCTGTTAAGGCTGAGCTCAATAAAATGCCGCATTTACTAGTGGCTGGAGCTACTGGCAGCGGGAAATCCGTTTGTATCAACGGGATTATCACGAGTATCTTGATGAGGGCAAAACCGCATGAAGTGAAAATGATGATGATCGATCCAAAAATGGTGGAGCTCAATGTCTATAATGGAATTCCCCATTTACTCGCACCCGTAGTGACAAATCCAAAGAAAGCTGCACAGGCTTTGCAAAAAGTGGTCAGTGAAATGGAAAGGCGCTACGAGCTATTTTCTCATTCTGGTACGCGTAATATTGAAGGCTACAACGATTATATTAACCGGCATAACATTGAAGAGGATGCCAAGCAACCGCTCCTGCCTTATATCGTAGTCATTGTCGATGAGCTGGCAGATCTCATGATGGTCGCCTCAAATGATGTAGAGGATGCCATCACACGACTTGCACAAATGGCACGGGCAGCTGGCATCCATTTGATAATTGCCACTCAGCGGCCCTCCGTCGATGTTATTACAGGGGTCATTAAAGCGAACATCCCATCTCGGATTGCTTTTAGTGTTTCATCAATGACCGATTCGAGAACGATTCTGGACATGGGCGGAGCCGAAAAACTGTTGGGACGGGGTGACATGCTCTTCCTGCCTGCAGGAGCTTCAAAACCGGTTCGGGTCCAAGGGGCATTTTTATCCGACAATGAAGTCGAGGAAGTTGTCACATATGTCATTTCACAACAAAAAGCCCAATATAACGAAGAGATGATACCTGATGAAATTGCGGACACTTCAAATGGTGAAGTCGAAGATAGTTTATACGGGGATGCCGTCTCCTTGATCATAGAAATGCAAACCGCATCGGTTTCCATGCTGCAGCGCCGTTTCCGGATTGGCTACACGCGGGCAGCCAGGTTGATTGATGAAATGGAAGCGAGGGGAATTGTCGGTCCGTATGAAGGCAGTAAACCACGAAATGTATTGGTTACAAAAGATGAACAGGATGAAGCGCATTTATCATAG
- a CDS encoding DUF6509 family protein, whose amino-acid sequence MLKITEYTIEKLNDPFGILTGERYELFLDIEVPEEDELFSENGLYIRVLFVVEEQIGKLIKYDIFEKGNEGALEFDLEEDEEAMIADFCLKHLDEAMNN is encoded by the coding sequence ATGTTAAAGATTACAGAATACACGATCGAAAAATTGAATGATCCATTCGGAATTTTAACCGGGGAACGTTACGAGTTGTTCTTGGATATTGAAGTGCCTGAAGAGGATGAGCTCTTTTCAGAAAATGGTTTATATATCCGGGTGCTTTTTGTAGTGGAAGAACAAATAGGCAAACTGATTAAATATGATATTTTTGAAAAAGGGAACGAAGGCGCACTCGAATTCGATTTAGAGGAAGATGAAGAAGCGATGATTGCCGACTTCTGCCTTAAACATTTAGACGAGGCGATGAATAATTAA
- a CDS encoding GntR family transcriptional regulator, translated as MSIKSDSRHLYLQVIDYLKQDIEAGVYQENEKFPSEFDLAKKLGVSRATLREALRILEEENIIIRRHGVGTFVNPKPRFTSGIEQLKSVTNMIEEAGMNPGTIFLSLTAQEPTEEDIRRFSCSTDERIVIIERVRTANGEPVVYCVDKIPESILSENFDRNDESLFDILERDANRKITHAVAEIEPIGYHEKVSPILKCSPEAALLVLKQMHLDDWDQPILYSVNYFKANMFSFHVLRKRV; from the coding sequence ATGTCAATAAAATCAGATAGTCGACATTTATATTTGCAGGTCATTGATTACCTGAAGCAGGATATTGAAGCAGGAGTCTATCAGGAAAATGAAAAATTCCCTTCAGAATTCGATCTTGCCAAAAAATTGGGAGTGAGTAGGGCGACACTTCGTGAAGCGCTGCGAATTTTAGAAGAAGAAAACATCATCATTCGCCGCCATGGAGTTGGTACTTTTGTCAATCCAAAACCTCGGTTCACTTCAGGTATCGAGCAATTAAAAAGTGTCACGAACATGATTGAAGAGGCAGGAATGAATCCGGGTACGATTTTCTTAAGTTTGACGGCCCAAGAACCTACAGAAGAGGATATTCGCAGGTTTTCTTGTTCAACAGATGAACGCATCGTCATCATCGAACGTGTAAGGACAGCGAATGGGGAGCCGGTTGTCTACTGTGTCGACAAAATTCCTGAATCAATACTATCAGAAAATTTCGACCGTAATGATGAGTCTCTTTTTGATATTTTGGAAAGAGATGCGAATCGAAAAATTACGCATGCCGTAGCAGAGATTGAACCTATTGGATATCACGAGAAAGTTTCTCCTATCCTTAAATGTTCGCCAGAAGCCGCATTACTCGTTCTAAAGCAGATGCATCTGGATGATTGGGACCAGCCTATCCTGTATTCTGTTAACTACTTTAAAGCCAATATGTTCAGCTTTCATGTTCTTCGTAAACGTGTGTAA